The genome window CCACCACGAGGCCGAAGGACACAAGCCAGAAGAAGAGCCGGTAGGCCAGCCCGCCGGCGAGCAGTCCGGCACCCGAGCGCTGCTCGCTCTCGAGCGACTCCAGCACCGCCGGGGCCCACCGCAGGCGCTGCGCGCGCGCGAGCTGCCGCTCGCCCACCGCGCGGGCGGCCTCGACGCGAGCCTGCACTTTCTCCGTGGCAGGCATCGTCAGGCCGGGGTGAGCGGCACCGGCTCGGGCGGGGCCGCCGGTGGCGGCTGTGCCGCCAAGCCCTCCTTGGCCAGCGGCCTGTTCGGCAGCCTGCGCGCGAACCAAAGCCCCACGAGCACGAAGCTCGACGCCACGAGAAGCGCGCCCTTCAGCGCCTGGATCTGAGCGTCGCTGTAGACGTCCACCACCGCGTTCACCTGGTCGGGCGGCAAGCCCGCCTTCTTTGCGGTGGCCTCCGCCTGCGACTTCGAGACCATCTGCACGCCCTGCTGGCTGCCCTCGACGATCTGCTGCTTCACGTTCGCGGGTATCGCGTCACTCGACTGGATCGCGCTGTGGAAACCGGACGTGAGCCCGGTGAGCAGCACGGCGCCGATCAGGGCCGTGCCGAGCGACTGGCCGAGGTTCTGCGCCACTCCCTGCACGCCGCCCGCCTCGCTCGAGCGCTTCTCGGACACCGACGACATCACCACGTTGCCGAGCTGCGAGATGGTGAGGCCGATGCCCGCGCCGAACCCGGCCATCGACACCGCGAATGCGCCGTCGTTCAGGTCGGGCGAGATCGTGCCCATGATCCCGAGGATCGACACCAGCAGAATTCCCATGCCGATCTGAACCACGCGCCGTGGCGACATCCGCGCGGCCAATCCCGGCCCAACCAGTGCGGCGATCACCATCGCCACGGAGATGGGCAGGATCTTCAACCCGGTCTGGAGCGCGTCCTTGCCGAGCACGAGCTGCAGGTAGAGCGGGAGCACGAAGAACGTGCCGGCGAGGATCAGGTACTGCGACATCACGGAAGTGAGACCGGCACGCATCTGGGAGATCTTCAGAAGGTCCGAGCGCAGGAGCGGCGCGCGCGCGAAGCGCTCGAGGTGCTGTTCCCAGCGCGAGAACGTGCCGAGCACCACAAGTCCGGCCATGATCACGAACGGGACGATCGACAGACCGAAGGGCGTGATGCGGGTGCCGTTGATGGTCAATGCACCGGTGGGCTTGAGAAGGCCCCAGGAGCTGATCTTCAGGATGCCGAACACCGTGAGCCCCATTCCGAGCGCCGAGAGCGCGGCACCGACCCTGTCGAGCTTCGTCTTCGGGACCGGGTCCGTCCGATCGTTGATCTTCTTGACGAAGAAGAGGATCGCCACCACCACCACGGTCTCGGCGGCGAACACCACGCGCCAGCTGAGCTCGGTCGTGACGAAGCCGCCGATCAGCGGTCCGGCGGCCGCGCCAGCGCCGGCGATTCCCCCGAGCAGCGCGAACGCGAGGGCGCGCTCGGTGCCCT of Thermoleophilaceae bacterium contains these proteins:
- a CDS encoding MFS transporter, yielding MRIKKRTTILMLGTAQFVMVLDSTVMNVSISQVVKDLDSTVTQLQAAITCYTLVMAAFMLTGAKLGDIWGLRRAFAIGLGVYGIGSLITALSPNITVLFIGWSGIEGLGAVLVIPAIAALTAANYEGTERALAFALLGGIAGAGAAAGPLIGGFVTTELSWRVVFAAETVVVVAILFFVKKINDRTDPVPKTKLDRVGAALSALGMGLTVFGILKISSWGLLKPTGALTINGTRITPFGLSIVPFVIMAGLVVLGTFSRWEQHLERFARAPLLRSDLLKISQMRAGLTSVMSQYLILAGTFFVLPLYLQLVLGKDALQTGLKILPISVAMVIAALVGPGLAARMSPRRVVQIGMGILLVSILGIMGTISPDLNDGAFAVSMAGFGAGIGLTISQLGNVVMSSVSEKRSSEAGGVQGVAQNLGQSLGTALIGAVLLTGLTSGFHSAIQSSDAIPANVKQQIVEGSQQGVQMVSKSQAEATAKKAGLPPDQVNAVVDVYSDAQIQALKGALLVASSFVLVGLWFARRLPNRPLAKEGLAAQPPPAAPPEPVPLTPA